The Manihot esculenta cultivar AM560-2 chromosome 17, M.esculenta_v8, whole genome shotgun sequence genome contains the following window.
aaaaaagtttgaTTATCAACTAGTTTTGAACTAATATCTATAATGGATAGAATAACTGTAATCTTAAAcagattaaatataaaaaaaatttaaaaatttagttttaaaaatataacaactaatctattaattacgctaaaatttaaaaattaaaaatataatttatacagTATAAAATTTTCACCTACATTAAAAAGAATTTGAGTGTTTatagaatattttaaatatttaaaatatttattctctttttcaCTGACTGACTAATAGAATTATAAATTGAAGATGTTGAATTTGGGCGAAATAATTATATAGGGATTTgagtgtttaattttaaaacgtaTAAAAATGGATCCGTTAATTAcgtcaaaatataatttacccGGTACATAATGATCTAAAAATTTAACTTCTATTGATTAATTTATGATATTGATTAATTTATGAATAAGTgtcagaaagaaaaaaagatgaaAATGAATATAAATCTATTGGATTTGTATTTTATTCTTTGAGTCAAATTCTTACGAATAGGTTCTTTGAgtgattaataaatttctatacATTTGCTCATATAAAATGGAGTCAACTCCCCATTGCGTATTGGTTAATTTATGATATtggttaatttattttcttcactttctaaataaaagaaaatgttttttaaagtttttttttttttggtttattttacttctttctaatttttctatatCCAAACATGCTTTTAAAACATAAATGCAAATATTTGTGACAAGTTAAGTAAGagaaaattagttttttaatcttattataaagtgaaaattattgaataagtaaatggataaattttttatctatttcttCAATTTGAAGTTAAAGAAACCATTTATTCTATCCTTTGATTGGCTTAAAGTACACttcaatttttttccttttctttttgttattttaatttttaatttataaaatgaagAAATTTGTAATTTATTCGTACATTcttaactatttaaataaataaattgaataattaataatttaaaaaataataactaaatagttaaatattaaaaatataaagattaattaattgatatattttaaaaaattaataaataaaattattgctTTCACTACATCATGATACGACGTAATAATTCACTACTTGATAAGATATAATAATCGACCAAAGTAAATTATGAGCTGTCATTATAGGACAGGATCACAtattaaaaatctaataatttgACATACGTTCGTAGAAGTCTCACCTATAAAAAAGAAGATTAggactaggggtgagcagtattcggttcaaattaaaaaaatcgacccaaccgaattaattttaaaattcggttcaaatttttattcaattcggttcgaatttttattcaattcggttcggttcgatttttaattttaaaaatttcggatcggttcgattttgataaaaaaaatcaaaaaaataaaccgaaccgattagtgataataatacgttattttcaataatatagagaaattaaattatattaaaattaaaatattttaattaaattttaaaatattaaaaataaagtgtaaaaaataaaaaatttattaaaaatcaaaaccaatcaaaccgaactgaatcgaatcaaatcagaccggttcggttcgattcgattcaatttctgatccaaatcgattcagttcgatttttataaatactaaaatttcaatttttaatttattcagttcggtttgattttgaaccgaatcgaccgaatgctcacccctaactaGGACACCCTAACACTCAATATCTCATCAAAACTCACCCTCTCTTGAGCATGTTAAGCGTTCATGGAAATTTATTGTTAGCCGATATAATCTAGTAGATCCACAATATGTCTATGATTGAAGAATCCATTATTTACTAGGTAGTATCAgtcatatttttagaaaaataactaatttcattttttacggtataaaagtaaaaagcaaATATGTACAAGGATTATGGTATACATTCTTACATGTtcatttttaactcaaaacaatctaaatattattattattaaatattattttcttctcaaAATAttcattcttatttattttatcttttaactaaacatgaaataatggaaaatatttttttttcctaatttgtcttcctcatttattttctttatcaaaCATAAGCTTAAAATATGAGTGTTACAATTAGCTTATCATGATTAATGTGGCGTAAATAAATCTGTACTATGATTGGTCAATTCTGAAAAAAGATGATTGACACCTTTGAATTCTCGACACTTAAATCAGTAAACTCAAGAATAATTATATGATAACTATGTACTCTAATCTGTGCGATTATTagacaaaattaattattgtattcatataaatttaatgggATCACTGGCTAATTGACATGAGATTTTACTGACTAATTGATCAGGAATTCCGTAATTGTAGGTGTAATGAGTATCTGCTGAATTGTTtcctattaatattaattttatgtgaaACTCGATTTATTAGGAGAGTGTTAATATTAACTTTATGTGAAACTCGATTTATTAGGAGAGTGTGAATTTTTacgaaaaattaaatatttcggtatttgagtattttttttaaCGAATGGGATCttattatatgattttattttacagtttataatttattttagggAATTATTATATCACATCAATGATGTGAATCACTTAAAAAAATAAGCCAATTTGATAAAACTTGCTTGCAAAGGGAAGGCGTTTGGGACTTATAAACCGtccttttaacttttttaaattcattgatCAATGAAGGCCCGAGGCTTAAGAAACCACAACATAGGCCCATGGTCCAAAAAAGCATCCTAGCTATTCTATCCACATCTAACAAAAACGCCCAAgtcatgaagaaaaaaaaaaaaaaaattcaaatctatTCCAACCTGAAGAACACCACATAGGTAGTCTTAACAGAACTAGAGAACTAGCATAAGCTCTAATTTTTAGGCtccattcaaaataaaaaatttatacatatatGAAAAATTTGTCTGTACACTTAAATATATACAACCGTTTAATATAATTTCGATAcgtgatttaaaattaaaaataattatctaaaatattatattaaatcagaatttatttaattattaataaaaatatagtgatttaattgataaaaaaataaattaaaattattttactcttaaataaaaatacaaaaaattaattaaatttattttcagaaaaaaaaataaagaagaggcCCAAAAAGTAGCCCACCCAAAGGAAGCCTATGGGCCCAAGAACAAACCCTAGGACTGATTATTGAAGGGGGAAGAATGTCGGTACATGGAACGATCCCCTCATCCACTGATTACGAGGAAAACTCTGAACTTCATCACTTAATTGGAAGATGATAGCATGCATCCAAAGATTGCAAGCAATCCAGTCACCAAgccaaaataaagaaaagggtaaattataatttaatccctTTAATTTAGTGAAATGTAACTTTTTAttcctctgttttaaaaaatcttcaatttagtcactttaatttttaaaaactatgacattaatcatcccgttagattttcagttaaatcaccgttaattttaattaaaaagactaaaacatccattctctctcctccttcttcttcttattcttattcttcttctccttctccttctccttctccttctccttctcctcctcttttctgatctcctcctccttcttcttcttctctttgatGTCCTTATTGAAGCCTTGGAGCATGAGGGAGTCACTCACGTATTTGGATACTCAGGAGGGGCTTCCATGGAGATTCATCAAGCCCTCACCCGCTCCAGTGTAATCCGTAATATTCTTCCAAGACATGAACAAGGTGGAATCTTTGCTGCTGAGGGCTACGCCAAAGCTTCTGGTCGCGTTGGCGTTTGCATTGCCACCTCTGGCCCTAGTGCCACCAACTTCGTTAGTGGACTTGCTGATGCACTGCTGGATAGTGTACCCATTGTTGCCATCACCGGACAAGTTCCTCGTCGCATGATAGGCACTGATGCATTTCAAGAAACACCGATAATTGAAGTAACAAGATTCATAACTAAGCACAATTTTATGGTTGTTGATGCTGAGGACATTCCTTGTATTGTCAAAGAAGCCTTATATCTTGCTTCTTCCGGCAGGCCTGGACCGGTGCTTGTAGATGTACCAAAGGATATCCAGCAACAGCTTATCATTCCAAACTGGGACGTGCCCATGAGGCTACCTGGGTACGTATCAAGGCTGCCAAAAAGCCCTGAAATTGGGAAATTGGAGCAGATTGTGAGGCTGATCTTTCAATCCAAGAAACCGGTACTGTATGTTGGTGGTGGGTCTCTGAACTGTAGTGAGGACCTAAGGCGATTTGTTGAGCTTACCAAGATACCAGTGGCGAGTACTCTAATGGGCCTTGGAAGTTTCCCTTTAGGCGACGAGCTGTCACTTCACATGCTGGGAATGCATGGGACTATGTATGCAAATTATGCAATAGATCAATCAGATTTGCTGCTGGCTTTTGGAGTTAGATTTGATGATCGTGTGACGGGTAAAGTCGAGGCTTTTGCCAATAGAGCAAGTATAGTTCACATTGACATTGATCCAGCTGAACTGGGGAAGAACAAGCAGCCACACGTTGCACTCTGTGCTGATCTGAAGATTGCTCTGAAAGGTTTGAACAGGTTGCTGGAGAAGAAGGGAGCTAAGTCCCTGCTCGATTTCTCTGCTTGGAGAGACGAAATCAATGAACAGAAAGCAAAATACCCATTAAGCTATAAAAATTTAGGAGAAGCAATTCCTCCACAATATGCAATTCAAGTTCTGGACGAATTAACTGATTGTAATGCTGTTATAAGCACAGGTGTTGGGCAACACCAAATGTGGTCTGCACAATTTTACAAGTACAAAAAGCCTCGTCAGTGGCTAACATCTGGTGGTCTAGGAGCTATGGGTTTTGGCTTGCCTGCTGCTATGGGGGCTGCAATTGCAAGACCAAATGCTCTAATGGTAGACATCGACGGCGATGGAAGCTTCATCATGAATGTCCAAGAATTGGCGACGATAAGAACAGAGAACCTGCCTGTGAAGATCTTGTTACTGAACAATCAACATCTGGGTATGGTCGTTCAATGGGAGGACAGATTCTATCATTCCAACAGAGCACATACATATTTAGGGAACCCATCAAAAGAAGAAGAGATTTTCCCAGACATGTTGAAGTTTGCTGAGGCATGCGATATTCCAGCTGCGAGAGTGACAAAGAGAAGTGAGCTTAGAGAGGCTATGAAGAAAATGTTGGAGACTCCAGGACCTTATTTGCTTGATGTGATTGTCCCACATCAGGAACATGTCCTGCCAATGATCCCAAGTGGTCTTTCTTTTAAGGATGCTATTACTGAAGGTGATGGGAGAGCCCAGAATTGATGAATTTTGTGCTTTGTAAAATTAAGGAGTTAAAAGAATGTATAGGTTGTATTGGTTGAATGTAtaggagatcgggaaggagaagaagaagaagaagaggaagaagaaggagataaagagaagaagaaggagaccgcaaaagagaagaagaagaagaggaagaggaagaggaagaggaaggagagagaatgggtattttagactttttaactaaaattaacggtgatttaactgaaaatctaatgggagggactaatgtcataatttttaaaaatcacagcgactaaattaaattaaaaattttttaaaacagagagaCAAAATGTTGCACTTCACTAAATCAGAGAgattaaattacagtttacctaAAGAAAAGCACCAACTCAATGCAAATGAAAAGAGTCAATCAGCAGAGCTCAAGTGGCAGATGCGCCTTCAAGGGTCAATGGCTGAGCAAAGCACATGCCGGTTAGGGGACCCTTGAGGTACAGATCCCATCGGTGCATATGCACTTTCCATGGCAGCCTAGCCACCGTACATTTGTTGGCATCAAATAATCAAATCATATTACTCTATATTTCGATTCTAATCTAAATTTAACAAtcgaaaaattaaatcaaatttattaattttaatttactaaatcggttaattgaaatattcaatTCGGTTGaattagtattttttaatttatttaattttttatttgattcaatttaaaaagtgTTAAATAACGgataaatcaaataattaattttatacgtATTTTTATTATATGGAATACGGATTTTATAAGtacttttgaattattttactgaaattaaaagcagaaaatttaaaaaaattatagatttcGATTTGAAGTAACTGAATCAAACTAAACTGATTTttatcagttcgatttgattcgattatatttttataatcaatttttttaatttttaatatttttataattcgatttttgatttttcaattcggttcaaaatcaaatTTACCGATTACACAGCCCTATTTAAGGTGATAAcagatatttaaataaatttttggaCGTTTCAATATAGTAATGTGTATTAAATTCTacatctttttaaaataaagataaattataaaaaattaaataatttgttcatacatataataaattataaaataaataaaaataatataaaatattaaactatAGAACTtataatgattaaaaaattataataaaaaatatataataaatataagtaTTGTGAATTTTGGTTTATGAAAGCaagtattatgaatttataattttgataagtttatataaaattcaaatatttaaattttgaaaaaaatataaatttaaaatagataagACTGTTCCAATAAATAAGTGTTTTAAgacttgataattttttataagtttatgaAAGCaagtattatgaatttaaaatagATAGGAAAGTTTATATAAAACACTTATTGTataaatttattggaataaCACTTATATTTTGCACAAGCAATATATTTTGCACAAGACTTCCTAAACTACCCTCActatattttgttaattataaatttattattatttaaaattttttaatttaattatattaatattttatttaaattcaaattaattgacgaaatctcttaatatttaaattataattgattaaattttatcaagaaaaaattcacttaatatttaaattatttgtatttaaattttattataaattaaattataatttttttaaaaaataattatagtccgttattatttaaaaaattttaatgtaattatttaattatattattagtctatttaaatttaaattgattgaagatattcttgattaaattttattacacaagatttttttacatttaaatttcatttattgaaattttattataaattaattattttttaaaaaaataatgaattaaataaaaaaattgtatacaaaaatataaaaattagtattttatattggaaattaagattttatgatatattatatttagaaataaaattatacaaattttttacattataattgagaaatatattatataatattaaattttaaattaatggatGGCaggaattgatttttttataagaaatatattatagatatattttataatattaaatgataaaattaatagtaaataattattatttatttaaaacgtaattgaattatcataaaatagtaaaagttaattaaaatacaaatttatgatattctggacatatataatataaatatttgaattgtttaataatattaaaatcgcATCATACTATATTTGTTATGTTGTAGAATAAAtaccccacacctaaccttttgcttgtcctcaagcaaacaaacataatcAAATAAGCTTTATTTGCTACTTgatctttatttccacttaaactcttactctagacacctattttgaatcattgcattgaaaaatatatgcatgaaaatttattttactcaagagagaggtCATACATGCATATATTATTTGTTCAAATAAaactctttctagctttcagagtgatttgcccttaccttgcaCATTTTATGAATTAtcgattcggtttttataaacactaaaatttcgattttcgatttattcgatttggttcgatttgaatcgaaccgaccgaatgctcacccctagatgTTAGGGTGATagagaaaattttgaaatctttgaattcaaaatttgaTCATGCAGTAGTGGCAATTGATCATATAGATGAAGGACATGTTTCTCTATGTTCGTGATAACAATAATTTGTTGATTGCTCGTCTGAAAATGACCAAGAACAGGATGTTTCCTTTAAACTTGTGCATCTACAAATCTAATTGCTTCAAAGCAATTACTGAATATGATTCTAATTTATGACATCTTTGATATGGGCATTTGAACTTCGAAGCATTGAAGTTGTTAGCAAAGAATGACATGGTGATAGGCTTGCCCGAAATTGAATCTCCCAACAGATTATGTGAGATTTGTGCCATGGAAAAGCAAGAAAGGAAGCCATTTCATAAAGGAAAATCAATAAGAGCAACTGAGCACCATTATGATGTTTGTGGCCCTATTAATCTTGTATCAAAAGGAGGCAATAGGTATTTCTTGATATTTATTGATGATTTTAGTGGAAAAACCTGGATTTATTcttgaaagaaaaaagagaagtcTTGATTCGATtaagaaattcaaaattttagttGAGAAATAAAGTGAGTGTCATATAAAAAATCTTAGAATAGATAAAGGTGGCGGAGTCAGGAGCttccctttggtagggcacTGCAACTGCACTGCTGCGGCAccaccggctgcgccgctgctgcaccttcatccccctttaaagcattttccggtcgccggtacggcacgtgcccctTGCCGTACCCTCCCTCCGCCCCTGAATAAAGGTGGAGAGTATACCTCAGatgtatttgatgttttttTGTAAAGATAATGGGGTTGTTCACCAATTTACTATGCCACAAACCTCACAACTAAATGGTGTATCTGACAGAAAAAAATAGGACTCTTTTAACATGGTGAGATGTATGTTAAAAGAAAAGATTATTAAACAAGTTTCCTACAAAACGTCTTGGGAATATTACACTGAATGAAGTATGGAGCTAACATAAGTCAAGAGTTGATCATTTGAGGATATTTGGCAGCGTTGCTCATTCCAAAATTCCTGAAGAGAAGAGAAGTAAACTTAAAGATAAAAGTCAGAAATGCATTATGCTGGGATATGGAGAGAATTCTTCTAGCTAAAAGCTGTACAATCCTATGATAAATGGAGAGAATTTTTCTAGCTACAAGCTGTACAATCCTATGATAAAGAAAGTAGTCATGTCAAGGGATGTTAGATTTGATGAAGAGAAAATATGGCACTGGGCTGATGAAGGacaacaacaacaacttattctagaagatgaagaagaggaGAAAAGTGAATATGGAGAGCAAAATATGGCAGCATCACCACCTCCTCAATCACTCTCAGATAAATCATCTAGTTCAACTCCTAGAAAGACAAGGAGCATCCAGGAAATATACAATATTATACAAAGGCTAGATCTTGATGATTTTAACATGTTATGCCTTTTTACAGGAAGTAATCCATTAACTTTTGAAGAAACTGTTCAAGAAGAGAAATGGAGAATTGCTATGAAGGATGAGATGAATGCCATTTCTAAAAATGATACTTGGGAACTTCATACACTTCCTAATGGACACCAAGCAATTAGAGTCTAGCGGGTATTCAAGACTAAACGAGATGCAAAAGGAGAAAGCCAGACTCCTGGCGAAAGGGTACAAAGCCACTCAAGGTTGGAATTTTCAAATATTTGCAGAAGAAGCTCGAAGTTATGGCACCAAGTGAAACAAGTTTAAGGAGGGAATTTGTTGAATATTAAACTTGTTTCCATATCAAAGTTAAGTTCAATCAATAATACATGTTCTAGaagcataaatttattaaacaatttctattattttcttatcattttttatatttatttatatattttaataataaaatacatatatatgtaaataaaaaGTATACATTTATTTTTAGTAGTAAAATAAAGTGTACATATATATAAGCTTAATGTTGTCACTTAGATTcagaaaacaaaaaagagagagGTATGGAAGCGGCAAAGTCTGATGTGGTTTTAATAATGGATCAAGGAAACTCTAAAACTCCATCAATGGAAACTGAGCTTAAAGATCAcatcaaaagagaagaaaaacccCAAAACACAACCAGAAACCTTCGTCGTCTCAGCTTCTCCAAACCCAAAGCTCGATTCATCGAGTATAACTATCCAAATTACACTTCACAGAAAACACCCAACGAAATGGAACCCTTGTTCGAGAAAGGCTACTATTCTTCAAACACGGAGCAGAACGAGGAAGAgagtgatgatgatgatgatgatgaagatgatgatgagtGGAAGGAAGACGATGGAGAGATGAGGCCTGATCAAAAGCGCAGAATGAAGAAGAGAAAGGTCCCTTGGAGACTTGTGATTGAATGGGTAATGT
Protein-coding sequences here:
- the LOC110604799 gene encoding LOW QUALITY PROTEIN: acetolactate synthase 1, chloroplastic-like (The sequence of the model RefSeq protein was modified relative to this genomic sequence to represent the inferred CDS: deleted 1 base in 1 codon; substituted 1 base at 1 genomic stop codon), whose amino-acid sequence is ILSPPSSSYSYSSSPSPSPSPSPSPPLFXSPPPSSSSFDVLIEALEHEGVTHVFGYSGGASMEIHQALTRSSVIRNILPRHEQGGIFAAEGYAKASGRVGVCIATSGPSATNFVSGLADALLDSVPIVAITGQVPRRMIGTDAFQETPIIEVTRFITKHNFMVVDAEDIPCIVKEALYLASSGRPGPVLVDVPKDIQQQLIIPNWDVPMRLPGYVSRLPKSPEIGKLEQIVRLIFQSKKPVLYVGGGSLNCSEDLRRFVELTKIPVASTLMGLGSFPLGDELSLHMLGMHGTMYANYAIDQSDLLLAFGVRFDDRVTGKVEAFANRASIVHIDIDPAELGKNKQPHVALCADLKIALKGLNRLLEKKGAKSLLDFSAWRDEINEQKAKYPLSYKNLGEAIPPQYAIQVLDELTDCNAVISTGVGQHQMWSAQFYKYKKPRQWLTSGGLGAMGFGLPAAMGAAIARPNALMVDIDGDGSFIMNVQELATIRTENLPVKILLLNNQHLGMVVQWEDRFYHSNRAHTYLGNPSKEEEIFPDMLKFAEACDIPAARVTKRSELREAMKKMLETPGPYLLDVIVPHQEHVLPMIPSGLSFKDAITEGDGRAQN